Proteins encoded by one window of Vitis vinifera cultivar Pinot Noir 40024 chromosome 10, ASM3070453v1:
- the LOC100243034 gene encoding splicing factor U2af large subunit B isoform X4 — MIIVVIERGDRDRDHVPVQRIDLETDLNHALVPVLAQRANGPVVLTWHHLSLHCCQVPLSQKAMLGYMSHCATHGRGHRRYYVQPGTNAPISWILFAFNRQLLPFGELPGVPQMVPGMIQNMFPFGATQLGALPLMPVQAMTQQATRHARRVYVGGLPPLANEQTIATFFSQVMTAIGGNSAGPGDAVVNVYINHEKKFAFVEMRSVEEASNAMALDGIMFEGVSVRVRRPTDYNPSLAAALGPSQPSPHLNLAAVGLMPGVIGGAEGPDRIFVGGLPYYFTEEQIRELLESFGPLRGFDLVKDRDTGNSKGYGFCVYQDPAVTDIACAALNGLKMGDKTLTVRRATVGSGQAKSEQDNILAQAQQHIAIQKIALQAGGLNLPGAGMAFTAIAETPTKVLCLTEVINIDELRDDEAYEEILEDMRDEGGKFGALVHVVIPRPSPNGDLIPGVGKVFLEYSDTAGSSSARNALSGRKFGGNVVSAVYYPEDKYYDGDYGA; from the exons CAAACGGACCAGTGGTTTTGACATGGCACCACCTGTCGCTGCATTGCTGCCAGGTGCCGCTGTCCCAG AAGGCAATGTTGGGCTACATGTCCCACTGTGCTACCCATGGGCGTGGCCATCGTAGATATTATGTTCAACCGGGAACCAATGCACCGATTAGCTGGATCTTGTTCGCCTTCAACCGGCAACTGTTGCCATTTG GAGAACTGCCAGGTGTTCCTCAGATGGTGCCAGGAATGATTCAAAACATGTTTCCTTTTGGGGCAACACAG TTGGGTGCTCTTCCACTCATGCCTGTCCAAGCTATGACGCAGCAG GCTACAAGACATGCACGTCGAGTATATGTTGGTGGCCTTCCTCCCCTGGCTAATGAGCAG ACTATTGCGACATTTTTTAGCCAAGTTATGACAGCAATTGGAGGAAATTCAGCTGGTCCAG GTGATGCAGTTGTCAATGTGTACATTAATCATGAAAAGAAGTTTGCATTCGTGGAGATGAGAAGTGTTGAAGAAGCAAGTAATGCGATGGCATTGGATGGGATTATGTTTGAG gGAGTTTCTGTGAGGGTAAGAAGACCTACAGACTACAACCCTTCTTTAGCTGCAGCACTTGGTCCTAGCCAGCCAAGTCCTCACCTTAACTTAGCTGCTGTTGGGCTCATGCCAGG TGTAATTGGTGGAGCAGAAGGACCTGACCGTATCTTTGTAGGTGGATTGCCGTACTACTTCACTGAAGAACAGATACGAGAATTGCTTGAGTCCTTTGG GCCCTTGCGTGGTTTTGATCTTGTTAAGGATAGAGACACAGGAAACTCTAAGGGATATGGTTTCTGTGTTTATCAG GATCCAGCTGTGACTGACATTGCTTGTGCTGCGCTTAATGGCTTGAAAATGGGTGATAAGACTCTTACAGTGCGTCGTGCCACAGTTGG CAGTGGACAAGCAAAATCAGAGCAGGATAATATATTAGCTCAGGCACAACAGCATATAGCTATACAG AAAATTGCCTTGCAAGCTGGTGGTTTGAATCTTCCGGGAGCAGGTATGGCATTCACAGCAATTGCAGAGACTCCAACTAAAGTTTTATGTTTGACTGAG GTGATTAATATTGATGAACTGAGGGATGATGAAGCGTATGAAGAAATATTAGAGGACATGAGAGATGAAGGCGGGAAGTTTG GAGCCTTGGTGCATGTCGTTATTCCTCGTCCTAGTCCAAATGGAGATCTGATCCCAGGTGTTGGGAAG GTGTTCTTGGAGTATTCTGACACTGCTGGTTCTTCCAGTGCTAGGAATGCACTCAGTGGGAGGAAATTTGGTGGCAATGTTGTGAGCGCCGTTTATTATCCAGAAGATAAATATTATGATGGTGACTATGGTGCATAA